A stretch of the Streptomyces venezuelae genome encodes the following:
- a CDS encoding DNA alkylation repair protein, translating to MPTADELLSADTVRTLARLLAAAAGRTSAPTVLTCADALDGLSYSARVAAIRDAVLADLPADWPGFEAVVRNALTDRPGLGRFDGWMTFPVNEAVAVRGLEAFEPGLALLHDLTPRLTAESAVRPFLRADPARALAVVRDWTADPDPHVRRLASEGTRPRLPWAPQLPAFIADPRPARPVLDALYRDESEYVRRSVANHLNDISRDHPELAVEIAAAWLAAPTTGRVVRHGLRTLIKAGHPGALTLLGHAPDVLVTVDGPHISTPQVAVGGYLVFDYAVTNSGSTPAELVVDYVIHHVKANGTRTPKVFKLATRALAPGEKLTGTRRHSFKPITTRRYHSGEHLVQIQVNGRVRGEAGFSLDAG from the coding sequence ATGCCCACGGCAGACGAACTCCTCAGCGCGGATACCGTCAGGACCCTCGCCCGGCTGCTCGCCGCAGCAGCCGGCCGTACCTCCGCCCCGACCGTCCTCACCTGCGCCGATGCCCTCGACGGGCTGAGCTACAGCGCCCGCGTGGCCGCCATCCGCGACGCCGTGCTCGCCGACCTGCCCGCCGACTGGCCCGGCTTCGAGGCCGTCGTGCGGAACGCCCTCACCGACCGGCCCGGCCTCGGCCGTTTCGACGGCTGGATGACCTTCCCGGTGAACGAGGCCGTCGCCGTCCGCGGACTGGAGGCCTTCGAACCCGGCCTCGCCCTGCTGCACGACCTCACCCCCCGGCTCACCGCCGAGTCCGCCGTACGCCCCTTCCTGCGCGCGGACCCGGCCCGCGCCCTGGCCGTCGTACGGGACTGGACCGCCGACCCGGACCCGCACGTACGGCGCCTCGCCAGCGAAGGAACCCGGCCCCGGCTGCCCTGGGCACCGCAGCTGCCGGCCTTCATCGCCGACCCGAGGCCCGCGCGGCCGGTACTGGACGCGCTGTACCGCGACGAGTCCGAGTACGTGCGCCGCTCCGTCGCCAACCACCTCAACGACATCAGCCGCGACCACCCGGAGCTCGCGGTCGAGATCGCCGCGGCCTGGCTGGCCGCGCCCACCACCGGCCGGGTCGTCCGGCACGGTCTGCGCACCCTGATCAAGGCCGGGCACCCGGGGGCCCTGACCCTGCTCGGACACGCGCCGGACGTACTGGTCACCGTCGACGGACCGCACATCAGCACCCCGCAGGTCGCCGTCGGCGGGTACCTGGTCTTCGACTACGCCGTCACCAACAGCGGCAGCACGCCCGCCGAGCTGGTCGTGGACTACGTCATCCACCATGTGAAGGCGAACGGCACCCGCACCCCCAAGGTCTTCAAGCTCGCCACCCGCGCCCTCGCCCCCGGCGAGAAGCTCACCGGGACCCGCCGCCACTCCTTCAAACCGATCACCACCCGCCGCTACCACTCGGGCGAGCACCTGGTGCAGATCCAGGTCAACGGGCGGGTGCGGGGCGAAGCCGGGTTCTCGCTGGACGCGGGATGA
- a CDS encoding LLM class flavin-dependent oxidoreductase, whose translation MEFGLFVQGYVPEARSKVDPEAEHKALLEETEYVIQADRSGFKYAWASEHHFLEEYSHLSANEVFLGYLASATERIHLGSGIFNPLAQVNHPVKVAEKVTMLDHLSKGRFEFGTGRGAGSHEILGFLPGITDMNHTKEIWEETIAEFPKMFLQEEYEGFQGKHWSLPPRKVFPKPYGKAHPAMWYAAGSPSSYAMAAKKGLGVLGFSVQKVSDMEWVLEQYKTAIQEAKAIGAFVNDNVMVTSTAICAETHDKAVEIAVNANMNRFQSLVFRYHDTFPRPEAIPEWPETLPAYNAEIIELLIAEELLICGDPSEVLAQCKRWEQAGADQLSFGLPTGVSYEDTMNTIKLIGEHVIPKIDTDPVHRTTRFREASA comes from the coding sequence TTGGAATTCGGGCTCTTTGTGCAGGGATACGTGCCTGAGGCGCGGTCCAAGGTCGACCCCGAGGCAGAGCACAAGGCGCTGTTGGAGGAGACCGAGTACGTCATCCAGGCCGACAGGTCCGGCTTCAAGTACGCCTGGGCCTCCGAGCACCACTTCCTGGAGGAGTACTCGCACCTGTCGGCGAACGAGGTGTTCCTCGGGTACCTCGCCTCCGCCACCGAGCGCATCCACCTCGGCTCCGGCATCTTCAACCCGCTCGCCCAGGTCAACCACCCCGTCAAGGTGGCCGAGAAGGTCACCATGCTCGACCACCTCTCCAAGGGCCGCTTCGAGTTCGGCACCGGCCGCGGAGCGGGCAGCCACGAGATCCTCGGATTCCTCCCCGGGATCACGGACATGAACCACACCAAGGAGATCTGGGAGGAGACCATCGCGGAGTTCCCCAAGATGTTCCTCCAGGAGGAGTACGAGGGGTTCCAGGGCAAGCACTGGTCGCTGCCGCCGCGCAAGGTCTTCCCCAAGCCGTACGGCAAGGCCCACCCCGCCATGTGGTACGCCGCCGGATCCCCCTCCTCGTACGCGATGGCGGCCAAGAAGGGCCTCGGCGTCCTCGGCTTCAGCGTCCAGAAGGTCTCCGACATGGAGTGGGTGCTGGAGCAGTACAAGACCGCCATCCAGGAGGCGAAGGCCATCGGCGCCTTCGTCAACGACAACGTCATGGTCACCTCGACCGCGATCTGCGCCGAGACCCACGACAAGGCCGTCGAGATCGCCGTCAACGCGAACATGAACCGCTTCCAGTCGCTGGTGTTCCGCTACCACGACACCTTCCCGCGGCCCGAGGCCATCCCGGAGTGGCCCGAGACCCTGCCCGCGTACAACGCGGAGATCATCGAGCTGCTCATCGCCGAGGAGCTGCTGATCTGCGGAGACCCCTCCGAGGTCCTCGCCCAGTGCAAGCGCTGGGAGCAGGCCGGCGCCGACCAGCTGTCCTTCGGACTGCCGACCGGGGTCTCGTACGAGGACACGATGAACACCATCAAGCTCATCGGCGAGCACGTCATCCCGAAGATCGACACCGACCCGGTGCACCGCACCACCCGCTTCCGCGAAGCGTCCGCCTGA
- a CDS encoding DUF4239 domain-containing protein, translated as MILWLLNHCSTLALGCLIVGGFIALAVGGSLAARRRFPHLAAGEHNEMVGVALGMFGAIYGIILAFVVVTLWTQLENTQTIVSTEATDLAVVVRSVEVFPQAERARIEQAVGEYAHAVVEIQWPLMRAGEPSYDATAEQAHAMYTALQAYEPTTARTQTFYDEAAGRLNDVAEQRRARITMAETSLPTLLQVLVYGGALVILPLTFLFGLRSLKMQLLFVSAVAALIGFSLLLVMVLDRPFAGELSVSPAPYKQAALEKFWEE; from the coding sequence ATGATCCTTTGGCTGCTCAACCACTGCAGTACGCTCGCGCTCGGCTGCCTGATCGTCGGCGGCTTCATCGCCCTCGCGGTCGGCGGCAGCCTTGCCGCCCGCCGCCGGTTTCCCCATCTCGCGGCGGGCGAACACAACGAGATGGTCGGGGTCGCCCTCGGCATGTTCGGCGCGATCTACGGGATCATCCTCGCCTTCGTGGTCGTGACGCTGTGGACACAGCTGGAGAACACCCAGACGATCGTCTCGACCGAGGCCACCGACCTGGCGGTGGTGGTGCGCAGCGTGGAGGTGTTCCCGCAGGCCGAACGGGCGCGGATCGAGCAGGCGGTGGGGGAGTACGCGCACGCCGTGGTCGAGATCCAGTGGCCGCTGATGCGGGCCGGCGAGCCGAGCTACGACGCGACGGCGGAGCAGGCGCACGCGATGTACACGGCGCTCCAGGCGTACGAACCGACCACGGCGCGCACCCAGACCTTCTACGACGAGGCCGCGGGCCGGCTCAATGACGTGGCGGAGCAGCGCCGGGCGCGGATCACCATGGCCGAGACCTCGCTTCCGACGCTGCTGCAGGTCCTGGTGTACGGGGGTGCGCTGGTGATCCTGCCGCTCACCTTCCTGTTCGGCCTGCGCAGCCTGAAGATGCAGCTGCTGTTCGTATCGGCGGTGGCTGCGCTGATCGGCTTCAGCCTGTTGCTGGTGATGGTGCTGGACCGCCCGTTCGCGGGGGAACTCAGCGTGAGTCCGGCGCCGTACAAGCAGGCGGCACTGGAGAAGTTCTGGGAGGAGTGA
- a CDS encoding SigE family RNA polymerase sigma factor — translation MERDAEFAEFAQAVYPRMLRTALLLAADRDTAQDLTQTALLKVYLAWSRRRGWEDPVAYARRVLVNVHGSWWRRRWRGELPHGVLPDRAGPDPQRGWGQRVDLSRAMATLPRDQRTVLVLRFYEDLSIAETAELIGCSIGTVKSRTARGLAHLRDSLNRKGEETIS, via the coding sequence GTGGAGCGGGACGCGGAATTCGCCGAGTTCGCGCAGGCCGTCTACCCGCGGATGTTGCGTACGGCGCTCCTGCTCGCAGCCGACCGGGACACCGCGCAGGACCTGACCCAGACGGCCCTGCTGAAGGTCTATCTGGCCTGGTCCCGGCGGCGCGGCTGGGAGGACCCGGTCGCCTATGCGCGCCGGGTGCTGGTCAATGTGCACGGTTCCTGGTGGCGTCGCCGCTGGCGCGGGGAGCTGCCGCACGGAGTCCTCCCCGACCGTGCCGGGCCGGACCCGCAGCGCGGCTGGGGCCAGCGGGTGGACCTGTCACGGGCCATGGCCACGCTCCCCCGCGACCAGCGGACTGTACTGGTCCTGCGCTTCTACGAAGACCTCAGCATCGCCGAAACCGCCGAACTGATCGGGTGCAGCATCGGAACGGTCAAGTCCCGTACGGCCAGGGGCCTGGCGCACCTCAGAGACAGCTTGAACCGGAAGGGCGAGGAGACCATCTCATGA
- a CDS encoding aldehyde dehydrogenase family protein: MSGETRQLYIGGEWVEPAGGHYEVINPADESVVGLAPEASPEQVAEAARAAREAFDGWSRTPAEERAAILDRAADIMQREFEPWTALAQAETGAPTGIARGMQVGVGVARFRRYARGALEPVEKALPPQVTEAGPMGKAGILGALEVRQPVGVVSCITSYNNPWANPAGKVAPALAMGNTVVVKPAPQDPLSVFRMAEALAGAGVPAGVVNVVNGQSVAVGEAAVDSPDVDMVSFTGSTAVGQRIAEVCGRSMKRQLMELGGKGAAIVFDDADLDAAMMGIGTTFSFYSGQICTAPTRVLVHRSVHDALVEKLTGYLAFMKVGDPAAAGTVVGPVISAAHRDRVESYIELGKKEGARIAVGGDRPAVRADGKGFYVAPTLLVDCTNEMRVVREEIFGPVVVVVPFDTEEEAVALANDSEFGLLSYVWSGDAARAFRVARRLRSGGVGVNTIGRNMEAPFGGFKKSGVGRDVGSYALHAYSEIQSIVWTT; encoded by the coding sequence GTGAGCGGTGAAACCCGGCAGTTGTACATCGGCGGGGAATGGGTGGAGCCGGCCGGCGGCCACTACGAGGTGATCAACCCGGCGGACGAGTCGGTGGTCGGCCTCGCCCCCGAAGCCTCGCCGGAACAGGTCGCGGAGGCGGCCCGGGCCGCCCGGGAGGCCTTCGACGGCTGGTCCCGCACGCCGGCCGAGGAGCGGGCGGCGATCCTCGACCGGGCCGCGGACATCATGCAGCGCGAGTTCGAACCGTGGACGGCCCTCGCCCAGGCGGAGACGGGCGCGCCCACCGGGATCGCGCGCGGCATGCAGGTCGGGGTGGGGGTCGCCCGGTTCCGGCGGTATGCGCGCGGAGCCCTGGAACCCGTGGAGAAGGCCCTGCCGCCGCAGGTCACCGAGGCCGGCCCGATGGGGAAGGCCGGCATCCTGGGCGCGCTGGAGGTGCGCCAGCCGGTGGGCGTGGTCAGCTGTATCACCTCGTACAACAACCCGTGGGCGAACCCGGCGGGCAAGGTGGCGCCGGCGCTGGCGATGGGCAACACGGTGGTCGTCAAACCGGCCCCGCAGGACCCGCTGTCGGTGTTCAGGATGGCGGAGGCCCTGGCCGGGGCGGGCGTTCCGGCGGGCGTGGTGAACGTCGTCAACGGCCAGTCGGTGGCCGTCGGCGAGGCGGCCGTCGACTCCCCGGACGTGGACATGGTGTCCTTCACCGGCTCCACGGCGGTCGGGCAGCGCATCGCCGAGGTGTGCGGGCGCAGCATGAAGCGCCAGCTGATGGAGCTGGGCGGCAAGGGCGCGGCGATCGTCTTCGACGACGCTGACCTGGATGCCGCCATGATGGGCATCGGCACCACCTTCTCCTTCTACTCCGGCCAGATCTGCACGGCCCCGACCCGGGTTCTGGTCCACCGGTCGGTGCACGACGCCCTGGTCGAGAAGCTGACCGGCTACCTGGCCTTTATGAAGGTCGGCGACCCGGCGGCGGCGGGGACCGTGGTCGGCCCGGTGATCTCGGCGGCCCACCGGGACCGGGTGGAGTCGTACATCGAGCTGGGGAAGAAGGAGGGCGCCCGGATCGCGGTCGGCGGCGACCGGCCGGCCGTCCGGGCGGACGGCAAGGGCTTCTATGTGGCCCCCACCCTGCTGGTCGACTGCACCAACGAGATGCGGGTGGTCCGGGAGGAGATCTTCGGCCCGGTGGTCGTGGTCGTCCCCTTCGACACGGAGGAGGAGGCGGTGGCCCTGGCCAACGACTCCGAGTTCGGGCTGCTGTCGTACGTGTGGTCCGGCGACGCTGCCCGCGCCTTCCGGGTGGCCCGGCGCCTCCGCTCGGGCGGGGTCGGCGTGAACACCATCGGCCGGAACATGGAGGCGCCGTTCGGCGGGTTCAAGAAGTCCGGGGTCGGCCGCGACGTCGGCTCGTACGCCCTGCACGCCTACAGCGAGATCCAGTCCATCGTCTGGACGACGTAG
- a CDS encoding N-acyl-D-amino-acid deacylase family protein produces MLDHLIKGATVVDGTGAPARTADVGIRDGRIAVIAAPGAVTEEARTSEDATGLVLTPGFIDPHTHYDAQLFWDPYATPSMNHGVTTVAGGNCGFTLAPLHPGRPEDADYTRRMMSKVEGMALKALEEGVDWSWSTFGEYLDALEGRIAVNAGFMVGHCALRRHVMGEAAVGGQPSPEQLDEMLALLHDAMNAGAWGLSTTQSATHSDGAGAPVASRHATPAELLALSRAVGDHEGTQLEAIVAGCLDQFSDDEIDLFVEMSAAAGRPLNWNVLTIDAAVPERVPRQLVPSERARKAGGRIVALTMPILTPMNMSLGTFCALNLIPGWGEVLGLPVPERIARLRNPEVRAEMLRRADSKEAGVFRRLANFGRYVIGDTYSKENEGLSGRVVNDIAAERGQDPFHCLVEICANDELRTVLWPMPTDNDPASWTLRAETWQHEDVMLGGSDAGAHLDRMCGAPYTTRFLGDCLRGRRLVPLEQAVKMLTDDPAQLFGLRERGRIAEGWHADLVLFDPERIEAGPATLVHDLPGDSPRLDSRAIGIVSVRVNGVETIRDDEVTGAIPGIVLRSGRDTRTVSTR; encoded by the coding sequence ATGCTCGACCACCTGATCAAGGGCGCCACCGTCGTGGACGGCACCGGCGCCCCCGCCCGCACCGCGGACGTCGGCATCCGCGACGGCCGCATCGCCGTCATCGCCGCGCCCGGCGCGGTCACCGAGGAGGCCCGCACCAGCGAGGACGCCACCGGCCTCGTCCTCACCCCCGGCTTCATCGACCCGCACACCCACTACGACGCCCAGCTGTTCTGGGACCCGTACGCCACCCCCTCCATGAACCACGGCGTGACCACCGTCGCCGGCGGCAACTGCGGCTTCACCCTCGCCCCGCTCCACCCGGGCCGGCCCGAGGACGCCGACTACACCCGCCGCATGATGAGCAAGGTCGAGGGCATGGCCCTCAAGGCGCTGGAGGAAGGCGTCGACTGGTCCTGGTCCACCTTCGGCGAGTACCTCGACGCCCTCGAAGGCCGGATCGCCGTCAACGCCGGCTTCATGGTCGGCCACTGCGCACTGCGCCGCCACGTCATGGGCGAGGCCGCGGTCGGCGGACAGCCCAGCCCCGAGCAACTGGACGAGATGCTCGCGCTGCTCCACGACGCCATGAACGCGGGCGCCTGGGGCCTGTCCACCACCCAGTCCGCCACCCACTCCGACGGCGCGGGCGCCCCCGTCGCCTCCCGGCACGCCACCCCCGCCGAACTCCTGGCCCTCTCCCGGGCCGTCGGCGACCACGAGGGCACCCAGCTCGAAGCGATCGTGGCCGGCTGCCTTGACCAGTTCTCGGACGACGAGATCGACCTCTTCGTCGAGATGAGCGCCGCCGCCGGCCGCCCGCTGAACTGGAACGTCCTCACCATCGACGCGGCCGTACCGGAACGGGTCCCGCGCCAGCTGGTCCCCAGCGAACGCGCCCGCAAGGCCGGCGGCCGGATCGTGGCCCTGACCATGCCGATCCTCACCCCCATGAACATGTCGCTCGGCACCTTCTGCGCGCTCAACCTCATCCCCGGCTGGGGCGAGGTCCTCGGGCTGCCCGTCCCCGAGCGGATCGCCAGGCTCCGCAACCCGGAGGTCCGGGCGGAGATGCTGCGGCGCGCGGACAGCAAGGAGGCCGGCGTGTTCCGGCGGCTGGCCAACTTCGGCCGGTATGTCATCGGGGACACCTACAGCAAGGAGAACGAGGGACTCTCCGGCCGTGTGGTGAACGACATCGCCGCCGAACGCGGCCAGGACCCCTTCCACTGCCTGGTGGAGATCTGCGCCAACGACGAGCTGCGGACCGTCCTGTGGCCGATGCCCACCGACAACGACCCGGCCAGCTGGACCCTGCGCGCCGAAACCTGGCAGCACGAGGACGTCATGCTGGGCGGCTCCGATGCGGGCGCCCACCTGGACCGGATGTGCGGGGCCCCGTACACCACCCGGTTCCTGGGCGACTGCCTGCGCGGGCGCAGGCTGGTCCCGCTGGAGCAGGCCGTGAAGATGCTCACCGACGACCCGGCGCAGCTGTTCGGCCTGCGGGAGCGCGGCCGGATCGCCGAGGGCTGGCACGCGGACCTGGTCCTCTTCGACCCGGAACGGATCGAGGCCGGACCGGCCACCCTGGTCCACGACCTGCCCGGGGACAGCCCGCGGCTGGACTCCCGGGCCATCGGCATCGTGTCGGTCCGGGTCAACGGTGTGGAGACCATCCGGGACGACGAGGTCACCGGGGCCATCCCGGGCATCGTGCTGCGGTCCGGCCGGGACACGAGGACGGTGAGCACCCGGTGA
- a CDS encoding APC family permease produces the protein MTQLDVRPRAGDTVSGSAEGGGVRGKGLGKGSVGLMGSAVIGISTVAPVYCLTSTLGSTAGEVGLQMPAVFLAGFLPMLLVAFAYRELNKAMPDCGTSFTWTVKAFGPRIGWMCGWGLVIATIIVLSNLAGVATSYFWLLAGEITNNPSIAALDENKPVHIVTCLALIAIATAISYRGMTATKGVQYALVGLQLAVLAIFIAMAFQKAAAGSFDTGMDFSWSWMNPFAVESMAAFTAGLSLSIFMYWGWDACLASNEETTGSEKTPGRAALIAMVVLVGSYLATGIAAQMAVGSGGEGLGLANEETSGNVFAALAGPVMGPVLGILLFVAVLASAAASLQTTFIPVARTVLAMSTYEALPPAYARVHPKFKTPGRATVMAGIATGAFYTIMTLVSENVLTDTIFALGLMICFYYSLTAFACAWYFRKELRNSGRDLFLKGVFPVLGGLLLAAVFFKTLYDAWDPAYGSGSTIPGVGVGNVFVIGVGLLALGLVIMEVTARRSPAFFRGEVLTKTTPSLIVKD, from the coding sequence ATGACACAGCTGGACGTTCGGCCCCGGGCCGGAGACACGGTAAGCGGCTCGGCCGAGGGCGGCGGCGTACGTGGCAAGGGGCTCGGCAAGGGGTCCGTCGGCCTGATGGGCAGCGCCGTCATCGGCATCTCCACCGTCGCCCCCGTCTACTGCCTGACCTCCACCCTGGGCTCCACGGCGGGCGAGGTCGGCCTGCAGATGCCGGCGGTCTTCCTGGCCGGCTTCCTGCCGATGCTCCTGGTCGCCTTCGCCTACCGCGAGCTGAACAAGGCCATGCCGGACTGCGGCACCTCGTTCACCTGGACCGTGAAGGCCTTCGGCCCCCGGATCGGCTGGATGTGCGGCTGGGGCCTGGTGATCGCCACGATCATCGTGCTCTCCAACCTCGCGGGCGTCGCCACCTCGTACTTCTGGCTCCTCGCCGGTGAGATCACGAACAACCCGTCGATCGCCGCACTGGACGAGAACAAGCCCGTCCACATCGTGACCTGTCTGGCCCTGATCGCCATCGCCACCGCGATCAGCTACCGCGGAATGACCGCCACCAAGGGTGTCCAGTACGCGCTCGTCGGCCTTCAGCTGGCCGTCCTCGCCATCTTCATCGCCATGGCCTTCCAGAAGGCCGCAGCCGGCAGCTTCGACACCGGCATGGACTTCTCCTGGTCCTGGATGAACCCCTTCGCGGTCGAGTCCATGGCGGCCTTCACCGCCGGACTCTCGCTCTCGATCTTCATGTACTGGGGCTGGGACGCCTGCCTGGCCTCCAACGAGGAGACCACCGGCTCCGAGAAGACCCCCGGCCGTGCCGCGCTCATCGCCATGGTCGTCCTGGTCGGCTCCTACCTGGCCACCGGCATCGCCGCGCAGATGGCCGTGGGGTCCGGCGGCGAGGGCCTCGGCCTCGCCAACGAGGAGACCTCGGGCAATGTCTTCGCCGCCCTGGCCGGCCCGGTGATGGGCCCGGTGCTCGGCATCCTGCTGTTCGTCGCGGTGCTGGCCTCCGCCGCCGCCTCCCTCCAGACCACCTTCATCCCGGTGGCCCGTACGGTGCTGGCGATGTCGACGTACGAGGCGCTGCCGCCCGCGTACGCCAGGGTCCACCCGAAGTTCAAGACCCCGGGGCGCGCCACCGTGATGGCGGGCATCGCGACCGGCGCGTTCTACACGATCATGACCCTGGTCAGCGAGAACGTCCTCACCGACACGATCTTCGCTCTGGGTCTGATGATCTGCTTCTACTACTCGCTGACCGCCTTCGCCTGCGCCTGGTACTTCCGCAAGGAGCTGCGCAACTCCGGCCGGGACCTCTTCCTGAAGGGCGTCTTCCCGGTGCTGGGCGGCCTGCTGCTGGCCGCGGTCTTCTTCAAGACCCTGTACGACGCCTGGGACCCGGCCTACGGCTCCGGTTCCACCATCCCCGGGGTGGGCGTCGGCAACGTCTTCGTGATCGGTGTGGGGCTGCTGGCTCTGGGCCTGGTCATCATGGAGGTCACGGCGCGCCGCAGCCCCGCCTTCTTCCGGGGCGAGGTGCTGACGAAGACGACCCCGTCGCTGATCGTCAAGGACTGA
- a CDS encoding ATP-binding protein, which produces MIELVDWGVPLGCEVSDAAALVVAELVGNAVTHGRVQGRDFELRMVLVHRVLRIEVSDARRDRRPVLREHESRAEGGYGLRIVEALAAGWGVHDRVVGKTVWAELTVGD; this is translated from the coding sequence GTGATCGAGCTGGTCGACTGGGGGGTGCCGCTCGGGTGCGAGGTCTCCGATGCGGCTGCCCTGGTGGTGGCCGAGCTGGTGGGCAATGCCGTGACCCACGGGCGGGTGCAGGGGCGGGACTTCGAGCTGCGGATGGTGCTGGTGCACCGGGTGTTGCGGATCGAGGTGTCCGATGCCCGGCGGGACCGGCGGCCCGTGCTGCGGGAGCACGAGTCGCGGGCCGAGGGAGGCTACGGTCTGCGGATCGTGGAGGCGCTGGCCGCAGGGTGGGGGGTGCACGACCGGGTGGTCGGCAAGACCGTGTGGGCCGAGCTGACCGTCGGCGATTAG